The following proteins come from a genomic window of Pseudomonas putida:
- the yacG gene encoding DNA gyrase inhibitor YacG, producing MSQPLTVDCPTCGAPVEWSEKNAFRPFCSDRCKLIDLGAWAAEEHKIAGSEESEDELYSGDLEPRH from the coding sequence ATGAGCCAGCCATTGACCGTCGATTGCCCAACTTGCGGCGCGCCTGTGGAATGGAGCGAAAAAAACGCGTTCCGACCGTTTTGTTCGGACCGTTGCAAGCTGATCGACCTGGGCGCCTGGGCGGCTGAGGAGCACAAGATTGCGGGGTCGGAAGAGTCCGAAGATGAGCTGTATTCGGGGGACCTGGAGCCGCGGCATTGA
- a CDS encoding dephospho-CoA kinase, with product MTTAAFTPWILGLTGGIGSGKSAAAERFVELGVHLVDADQAARWVVEPGRPALASIVERFGPGVLQGDGQLDRAALRQLIFADPAQRKWLEQLLHPLIGQEIFSYLAKAQSPYAVYVSPLLIESGQHHKTQRVLVIDAPQDLQIARTLARDNTSAEHVQAILQAQLAREDRLRHADDVVVNDGGLAALHEQIDRLHHFYLTLKGGQP from the coding sequence ATGACCACTGCGGCCTTTACCCCCTGGATTCTCGGCCTGACCGGCGGCATTGGGAGCGGCAAAAGCGCCGCTGCCGAGCGCTTTGTCGAGCTTGGCGTGCACCTGGTCGATGCCGACCAGGCGGCGCGTTGGGTTGTCGAACCTGGCCGCCCGGCCCTGGCCAGCATCGTCGAGCGCTTCGGCCCGGGCGTGCTGCAGGGCGACGGCCAGCTCGATCGCGCCGCCCTGCGCCAGCTGATTTTCGCCGACCCGGCGCAACGCAAATGGCTGGAACAACTGCTGCACCCGCTGATCGGTCAGGAGATTTTCAGCTATCTGGCCAAGGCGCAGTCGCCTTATGCGGTCTATGTGTCGCCGCTGCTGATCGAATCGGGCCAGCACCACAAGACCCAACGCGTGCTGGTGATCGATGCGCCGCAGGACCTGCAAATAGCCCGAACCCTGGCGCGGGACAACACCAGTGCCGAGCACGTGCAGGCCATTTTGCAGGCGCAGTTGGCCCGTGAGGATCGCCTGCGCCATGCCGATGATGTGGTGGTCAACGACGGCGGCCTGGCCGCGCTGCATGAGCAGATTGACCGCCTGCACCACTTTTACCTGACTTTGAAAGGAGGCCAGCCATGA
- a CDS encoding prepilin peptidase — protein sequence MTLWALLAEQPAYFLTLATVLGLLVGSFINVLVYRLPIMLERQWQREAQEVLGLPTTQHPRFDLCLPASRCPHCAHRIRAWENIPVISYLALGGRCSSCKNRISLRYPVVEVASALLSLVVAWRFGASVEALLALPLTWCLLALSLIDADHQLLPDVLVLPTMWLGLIVNAFGIHVALADALWGAVAGYLSLWTVYWVFRLVTGKEGMGYGDFKLMALIGAWGGWQVLPLTLLLSSVVGALFGLCLLRFRRDAMGTAIPFGPYLAIAGWIAVLWGDEIYTSYMQLLGY from the coding sequence ATGACTTTATGGGCTTTGCTGGCTGAACAGCCAGCGTATTTCCTCACCCTTGCCACGGTGCTCGGCCTGCTGGTGGGCAGCTTTATCAACGTGCTGGTGTATCGCCTGCCGATCATGCTGGAGCGCCAATGGCAGCGTGAGGCGCAAGAGGTATTGGGGCTGCCGACCACGCAGCACCCGCGTTTCGACCTGTGCCTGCCCGCCTCCCGGTGCCCACACTGCGCGCACCGGATTCGTGCGTGGGAAAACATTCCGGTCATCAGCTACCTGGCCTTGGGCGGGCGCTGTTCGTCCTGCAAAAACCGCATCAGCCTGCGTTACCCGGTAGTGGAAGTGGCCAGCGCGCTGCTGTCGCTGGTAGTGGCCTGGCGCTTCGGCGCTTCGGTAGAGGCGTTGCTGGCGTTGCCGCTGACCTGGTGCCTGCTGGCGCTGAGCCTGATCGATGCGGACCACCAGTTGCTGCCGGATGTGCTGGTGCTGCCGACCATGTGGCTAGGGCTGATCGTCAATGCCTTTGGTATCCATGTGGCCCTGGCCGACGCACTGTGGGGCGCAGTGGCCGGGTACCTCAGCCTGTGGACGGTGTACTGGGTGTTCAGGCTGGTCACCGGCAAGGAAGGCATGGGCTATGGCGATTTCAAGCTGATGGCGCTGATCGGGGCGTGGGGGGGTTGGCAGGTGCTGCCGTTGACGCTGCTGTTGTCGTCGGTGGTGGGGGCGCTGTTTGGCCTGTGCCTGCTGCGTTTTCGCCGGGATGCCATGGGCACGGCAATCCCGTTTGGCCCTTATCTGGCAATTGCGGGGTGGATTGCCGTGCTCTGGGGTGATGAAATATACACCTCATACATGCAACTGCTTGGATACTGA